In a single window of the Nodularia spumigena CCY9414 genome:
- a CDS encoding PAS domain-containing hybrid sensor histidine kinase/response regulator: protein MIRETLEQAITRAHHRLENLSVRASQTGEEEVSRELLQEAIAEISISLEELHVLSEELTQQNRELVTTRHLVEAERQSYQDLFNFAPDGYLVTDITGVIQEANFAAAKLINVRQSYLIGKPLSVFIHQTELPKFRSYIGKLQQQQEQKITAEFRVFHNEGKIDFPAEMTVALTEGNQQKKAGLRWLFRDISDRLQAQQKIREQAALLDITTDAILVRDLQNQILYWNKGAEKIYGWRAEEAIGKNTWELLSPEASPQLAVALTTVLKNGSWFGELRKVTRNGKRIIINSRWTLMYDTVGAPRSIMTVDTDITEKKQLEIQLQRAQQLESLGTLTSAIAHDLKNILSPIMTVAQLLPLKHPQLSESSLQMLNLLETNTKKGTDLVQQIQSFTRNFQGKGSIVLVANLSQDIEQTIKQILPKSIESEINISSEIEFVRGNQAQLHEVLINLLVNARDAMPEGGKVEISGHKVLIDASFTKTHIGAKVGEYLVITVSDTGIGMSPELIAKILTPNFTTPEQGKGTGLGLAIDIINSYGGFLEVSSQVGVGSQFQVYLPSSHSTPPIVDEVKLPTGNGELILVVDDESAITQITKTTLEIHNYRVLIAQNGIEALTLYSQYQQDIKLVLIDMMMPSMAGGTAIRTLQVINPEVQIIAMSGLASAAALARATVTGIHGFLAKPFTADELLNSIHDVLVGKMIA from the coding sequence ATGATCAGAGAAACTTTAGAACAAGCAATCACCAGGGCGCATCACAGATTGGAAAATTTATCTGTACGTGCTAGCCAAACAGGAGAAGAGGAGGTTTCTAGAGAACTTTTACAAGAAGCGATCGCCGAAATTTCAATTTCTTTAGAAGAACTCCATGTATTGTCTGAAGAGCTAACACAACAAAACCGGGAATTAGTCACTACTCGCCATCTTGTAGAAGCAGAACGCCAGTCTTACCAAGATTTATTCAATTTTGCCCCCGATGGATATTTAGTGACTGATATCACTGGGGTGATTCAAGAAGCTAACTTTGCTGCGGCTAAGTTAATAAATGTCCGCCAGTCTTACTTAATCGGTAAACCGCTTTCTGTATTCATACATCAAACAGAACTGCCAAAATTTCGTTCCTACATCGGGAAATTACAACAGCAGCAAGAGCAAAAAATTACAGCAGAGTTCCGGGTATTTCACAATGAGGGAAAAATAGATTTTCCGGCGGAAATGACAGTTGCTCTGACTGAAGGTAATCAGCAGAAAAAAGCGGGCTTGAGATGGCTATTTCGGGATATTAGCGATCGCCTCCAAGCACAGCAAAAAATCCGCGAACAGGCGGCGCTGCTAGACATTACCACAGATGCGATTCTCGTCAGAGATTTGCAAAACCAAATTTTATATTGGAACAAAGGCGCGGAAAAAATTTATGGCTGGCGCGCCGAGGAAGCTATAGGAAAGAATACCTGGGAACTTTTATCCCCAGAAGCTTCACCTCAACTCGCAGTGGCGCTGACAACTGTTTTAAAAAATGGTTCATGGTTTGGGGAATTACGAAAAGTTACCAGAAATGGTAAGCGAATCATCATTAACAGCCGTTGGACACTCATGTATGATACCGTAGGTGCGCCCCGATCAATCATGACTGTTGACACTGATATCACTGAGAAAAAACAGTTAGAAATCCAGCTTCAGCGCGCCCAGCAATTAGAAAGCCTTGGTACTCTCACGAGTGCGATCGCTCATGATCTCAAAAACATCCTTTCGCCGATCATGACAGTAGCTCAACTTTTGCCCCTCAAACATCCCCAGTTGAGTGAAAGTTCCCTACAAATGCTCAATTTATTGGAAACTAATACCAAAAAGGGGACTGATTTAGTCCAACAAATTCAGTCATTTACCCGCAATTTTCAAGGTAAAGGCTCAATAGTGTTAGTTGCCAATCTGAGCCAAGATATTGAGCAGACAATTAAACAGATATTGCCTAAATCTATCGAAAGTGAGATTAATATATCTTCAGAGATAGAATTTGTACGAGGAAATCAAGCCCAACTGCATGAAGTATTGATCAACTTATTAGTCAATGCTCGTGATGCTATGCCTGAAGGTGGTAAAGTTGAAATTTCTGGGCATAAAGTCTTAATCGATGCCAGCTTTACAAAAACCCACATTGGCGCAAAAGTTGGTGAGTATTTAGTCATTACAGTTAGTGATACTGGAATTGGCATGAGTCCAGAATTAATTGCTAAAATTCTTACACCCAATTTCACCACTCCAGAACAGGGTAAAGGTACTGGTTTGGGTTTAGCTATTGATATTATCAACAGCTACGGTGGGTTTTTAGAAGTATCGAGTCAAGTAGGAGTAGGTAGCCAATTTCAAGTTTACCTGCCCAGTAGTCATAGCACTCCCCCCATAGTAGATGAGGTCAAACTGCCCACAGGAAACGGGGAATTAATTTTAGTTGTAGATGACGAATCGGCAATTACGCAAATTACTAAAACCACATTAGAGATTCACAACTACAGAGTATTAATTGCCCAAAATGGAATTGAAGCTTTAACGCTTTATAGCCAATATCAGCAGGATATTAAATTGGTGTTGATAGATATGATGATGCCATCAATGGCTGGGGGAACTGCTATCCGCACCTTGCAAGTTATCAACCCAGAGGTGCAAATTATCGCCATGAGTGGATTGGCTTCGGCTGCGGCTTTAGCACGAGCGACGGTGACAGGGATTCACGGATTTTTAGCAAAACCCTTTACTGCGGATGAATTATTAAATTCCATACATGATGTCCTGGTGGGGAAGATGATTGCCTGA
- a CDS encoding CheR family methyltransferase, translated as MTSAETNPEFEKLLTYLGQNRGFDFTGYKRSTLMRRVRKRIQSLSIENFEDYLDYLEVYPDEFHQLFNTILINVTAFFRDSSAWEYLAEQVLPKIVAKKNHSDQIRIWSAGCASGEEAYTLAMLMAEILGAEEFRQRVKIYATDVDEEALNQARQAVYSAKDVQLVPPELKEKYFEIAGNNYVFRQDLRRSVIFGRHNLLQDAPISRLDLLVCRNTLMYFNSETQGRIMARFHFALNDPGYLFLGKAEMLLVHSNLFTPVDLKNRIFSKVSVANLRDRLLVMANTVEDESNHRLSRYMRLREMAFDSASIAQIVVDISGTLVLTNAQARAVFGLSPKDLARPFQDLELSYRPLELRSLIERAYAERRTISLTNVERYLSNAEIQYLDVRIIPLEDVDNCLLGVSIAFHDVTRFIQLQEALQGSRQDLETTNEELQSTNEELETTNEELQSTNEELETTNEELQSTNEELETMNEELQSTNEELQTINNELSERTTELNRTNIFLVCILKSLQTGILVIDNNFNILVWNYMVEDLWGLRTDEVLGKSLFSLDIGLPVEQLRSPIRESLSGKQQFQEMILDATNRRGRQIKCYLAITPLFGSVMEGAVLMMTDVEQVKSMISTKEIAQRRQQQQ; from the coding sequence ATGACTTCCGCAGAAACCAACCCTGAATTTGAAAAATTACTGACTTATCTCGGACAAAACCGGGGATTTGATTTCACAGGCTATAAGCGTTCAACTTTGATGCGTCGGGTACGCAAGCGGATACAATCTTTAAGTATTGAGAATTTTGAAGATTACTTAGACTACTTAGAAGTTTATCCAGACGAATTCCATCAACTTTTTAACACAATTTTAATCAACGTTACTGCCTTTTTTCGAGATTCATCAGCCTGGGAATACTTAGCAGAGCAAGTCTTACCCAAGATTGTGGCGAAAAAAAATCACTCTGACCAAATCCGCATTTGGAGTGCTGGTTGTGCATCTGGAGAGGAAGCTTACACTTTAGCTATGCTGATGGCGGAAATTTTGGGAGCAGAAGAATTTCGCCAACGGGTAAAAATTTATGCTACTGATGTAGATGAAGAAGCCCTAAATCAAGCCCGTCAAGCTGTCTATTCAGCTAAGGATGTCCAGTTAGTACCACCGGAACTGAAAGAGAAATATTTTGAGATTGCCGGAAATAACTATGTTTTTCGCCAAGATTTACGCCGTTCGGTGATTTTTGGTCGTCATAATTTGCTGCAAGATGCGCCAATTTCGCGTTTAGATTTGCTGGTATGTCGCAATACACTGATGTATTTTAATTCTGAGACTCAGGGGCGAATTATGGCTCGGTTCCATTTTGCTCTCAATGATCCAGGGTATCTTTTTTTGGGAAAAGCAGAAATGCTGTTAGTACATTCCAATTTATTCACCCCTGTAGACTTAAAAAATCGTATATTTAGCAAAGTATCAGTAGCGAATTTACGCGATCGCCTGCTAGTAATGGCAAATACAGTGGAGGACGAATCTAACCACCGATTATCTCGGTATATGCGCCTGCGAGAGATGGCTTTTGATTCCGCATCCATCGCCCAAATAGTAGTGGATATAAGTGGTACATTAGTGCTGACAAATGCTCAGGCTCGCGCTGTATTTGGTCTTTCACCCAAGGATTTAGCTCGTCCTTTTCAGGATTTAGAACTTTCCTACCGCCCACTAGAACTGCGATCGCTCATTGAACGGGCTTATGCGGAACGCCGTACTATCAGCTTGACAAATGTCGAACGTTATTTATCTAATGCAGAAATACAATATTTAGATGTGCGAATTATACCATTGGAAGATGTTGACAATTGCCTTTTAGGTGTAAGTATCGCTTTTCATGATGTAACTCGTTTTATTCAACTTCAAGAAGCGTTGCAAGGCTCCCGTCAAGATTTGGAAACTACTAATGAGGAACTGCAATCTACTAATGAAGAATTAGAGACTACTAATGAGGAACTTCAGTCTACTAATGAAGAATTAGAGACTACTAATGAGGAACTTCAGTCTACTAATGAAGAATTAGAGACAATGAACGAAGAACTGCAATCTACTAATGAAGAATTACAAACAATTAATAATGAACTGAGCGAACGCACCACAGAACTCAACCGCACGAATATTTTCCTTGTGTGCATTCTCAAAAGTCTGCAAACGGGAATACTGGTGATTGATAATAACTTTAATATCTTAGTTTGGAATTACATGGTAGAGGATTTGTGGGGATTAAGAACAGACGAAGTATTAGGAAAATCCTTATTTAGTTTAGATATTGGTTTACCCGTGGAGCAACTGCGATCGCCTATCCGGGAATCCTTATCTGGGAAACAGCAGTTCCAAGAAATGATTTTAGATGCTACCAATCGTCGGGGAAGACAAATAAAATGTTATCTGGCTATTACTCCTTTGTTTGGTTCAGTAATGGAAGGCGCAGTCTTGATGATGACAGATGTAGAGCAAGTTAAAAGTATGATTTCTACTAAAGAAATTGCCCAAAGGCGACAGCAACAGCAATAG
- a CDS encoding chemotaxis protein CheB, with translation MIQRLEDAQNYPPRFANASFDIVAIASSAGGLTALTKLLSTLPKDFSAAIAVVQHLAPQYPSVMPEILARHTALEVKHAEEGDCLTPGTVYIAPPDYHLLVNSNGTLSLSQSKRIHFVRPSADVLFASVAACYKDRAIAIVLTGMGRDGATGVEAIHKMGGTVISQDTNSSEFSGMPNATINTGDVDFILPLDEISTTLVTLVMG, from the coding sequence ATGATCCAGAGGTTAGAAGATGCTCAGAATTATCCACCTCGCTTTGCTAATGCTAGCTTCGATATTGTAGCCATAGCATCTTCGGCTGGTGGGTTGACTGCTTTAACTAAATTACTATCAACATTACCAAAAGATTTTAGCGCGGCGATCGCTGTGGTGCAGCATCTGGCTCCCCAGTATCCTTCCGTAATGCCAGAAATTTTAGCACGGCACACTGCCCTAGAAGTCAAGCACGCAGAAGAGGGAGATTGTCTTACTCCAGGAACAGTGTATATTGCGCCACCTGATTATCATTTATTAGTCAACAGCAATGGCACTCTTTCTTTATCCCAGTCAAAACGAATACATTTTGTCCGTCCCTCGGCTGATGTATTATTTGCATCGGTTGCAGCTTGTTACAAAGACAGGGCGATCGCTATTGTATTGACTGGAATGGGTAGGGATGGGGCGACGGGAGTAGAGGCTATCCATAAAATGGGGGGTACTGTGATTTCCCAAGATACAAACAGCAGCGAATTTTCTGGGATGCCTAATGCCACAATAAATACTGGTGATGTAGATTTTATTTTACCTTTGGATGAGATATCCACAACCTTGGTAACTTTAGTTATGGGTTAA
- a CDS encoding cysteine desulfurase-like protein, translating to MFLNIDKVRPYFPALAGDWTFFDNAGGSQTLKKVVDRISEFLLTTDVQLGASYAVSQLAGERVALANGGMATLINAKSPQEVVMGSSTTMMLKILSLCLSQTFTPGDEVIVTNCDHEANIGAWVALEKQGITVKVWQVRPDTLELHLEDLELLMSGRTKLVALTHASNILGTINPIKEITAFVHERGAMVCVDGVAYAPHRLIDVQDLDVDFYVLSCYKVYGSHCALLYGKKEHLFRIPGLNHYFIEQSDIPYKFQLGNLNFELTYGMLGLCDYLSELAQLHYGDDTAPDLRGQMAQVFDLISVHEENLSDRLLKYLNSRPKIRVIGKSTAHRELRVPTISFTVDGVHSSTIPPKVDSAYIGIRYGDFYAKRLIEYLGLATQGGIIRVSMVHYNTLAEVDRLIEALERVLI from the coding sequence ATGTTCCTGAATATTGACAAAGTTCGCCCATATTTTCCCGCACTGGCGGGAGATTGGACTTTTTTTGATAATGCTGGTGGGTCTCAAACTCTGAAAAAAGTAGTAGATAGAATTAGTGAATTTCTCTTGACTACTGATGTCCAATTGGGGGCTTCTTATGCGGTTTCTCAACTAGCTGGCGAAAGGGTGGCTTTGGCTAATGGGGGAATGGCGACTTTGATTAACGCCAAATCACCGCAGGAGGTTGTCATGGGTTCATCTACTACCATGATGTTGAAAATACTATCTCTGTGTTTGAGCCAAACTTTTACACCAGGCGATGAAGTGATTGTGACTAATTGCGACCATGAAGCTAATATTGGGGCTTGGGTAGCGTTGGAAAAGCAAGGAATTACAGTTAAAGTTTGGCAAGTTCGCCCAGATACTTTAGAACTGCATTTGGAGGATTTAGAACTATTAATGAGTGGGCGCACAAAATTAGTGGCTTTGACTCATGCTTCTAATATTTTGGGAACTATTAACCCGATTAAAGAAATTACTGCATTTGTCCATGAACGGGGGGCGATGGTTTGTGTGGATGGTGTAGCTTATGCGCCACATAGATTAATTGATGTTCAAGATTTAGATGTGGATTTTTATGTTCTGAGTTGTTATAAGGTTTATGGTTCTCACTGTGCTTTACTTTATGGGAAGAAAGAACATTTATTCAGAATTCCGGGCTTGAACCATTATTTTATTGAGCAGTCTGATATTCCTTATAAGTTTCAGTTAGGAAATCTTAATTTTGAATTGACTTATGGGATGTTGGGTTTATGTGATTATTTGAGTGAGTTGGCACAATTACACTATGGTGATGATACTGCACCTGACCTGAGAGGTCAAATGGCGCAGGTGTTTGATTTAATTAGTGTGCATGAAGAAAATTTGAGCGATCGCCTGCTAAAATACCTCAATAGTCGTCCGAAAATTCGCGTGATTGGTAAATCAACGGCGCATCGTGAATTGCGTGTTCCGACGATATCTTTTACTGTAGATGGTGTTCATAGCTCAACCATTCCCCCCAAGGTTGATTCTGCTTATATTGGGATTCGCTACGGAGATTTTTATGCTAAACGCCTGATTGAATATTTGGGATTAGCTACTCAAGGTGGAATCATCCGCGTGAGTATGGTACATTACAATACCCTTGCGGAAGTTGACCGTTTAATTGAGGCTTTGGAACGGGTTTTAATTTAA
- a CDS encoding DUF4327 family protein codes for MDTAVRYDIGVIREEARQLVKKGLLHRQQPIYSLCRYVPNRDWILFETELEKHEFLLRDRIIDLLSSETWEED; via the coding sequence ATGGATACTGCTGTTAGATATGATATTGGGGTGATTAGGGAAGAAGCTCGTCAACTGGTCAAAAAAGGACTTCTTCACCGTCAACAGCCAATCTACTCTTTATGTAGATACGTTCCTAATCGTGACTGGATATTGTTTGAAACGGAATTAGAAAAGCATGAATTTTTGCTCAGAGATAGGATTATTGACCTATTGAGTAGTGAAACATGGGAGGAAGATTGA
- a CDS encoding P-II family nitrogen regulator, with product MKKVEAIIRPFKLDEVKIALVNAGIVGMTVSEVRGFGRQKGQTERYRGSEYTVEFLQKLKVEIVIEDSQVDMVVDKIIAAARTGEIGDGKIFISPVEQVVRIRTGEKNTEAV from the coding sequence ATGAAAAAAGTAGAAGCAATTATTCGCCCATTTAAGCTTGATGAAGTGAAAATTGCTTTAGTCAACGCTGGTATTGTCGGTATGACGGTTTCTGAAGTCCGGGGGTTTGGACGGCAGAAAGGACAAACAGAACGTTATCGCGGTTCTGAGTACACCGTTGAGTTTCTGCAAAAACTGAAAGTGGAAATCGTCATTGAGGACAGCCAGGTTGATATGGTGGTGGATAAAATTATTGCTGCTGCACGCACAGGCGAAATCGGCGATGGCAAAATTTTCATCTCGCCTGTAGAGCAAGTTGTGCGTATTCGTACTGGGGAGAAGAATACAGAAGCCGTTTGA
- a CDS encoding bZIP transcription factor, translating to MQTTPNSVPRNSAKPPNSSTQPTSVPLYVYRELATELQSTQAKLDTLTQQNHQLEQENELLRQEISKVVQSLLHLQKFVNSSPKPSHSQATHAAGEAKNPATAAPPPQQASRQSPPVVKENRHYPEFSAPVEINHPIPETFFIEEQEVHYYHPTKRKVKEFSGWWLAVTIFLIMFTAFGAGYLIVRPLFENQNRSLTSPM from the coding sequence ATGCAAACAACCCCCAATTCTGTTCCCCGCAATTCAGCCAAACCACCAAATTCTTCAACCCAGCCGACATCTGTACCATTGTATGTGTACCGGGAATTAGCCACAGAGCTACAGTCAACACAAGCAAAATTAGATACACTCACTCAACAAAATCACCAACTAGAGCAAGAAAATGAATTATTACGTCAAGAAATTAGCAAAGTTGTTCAGTCTTTGTTACATCTGCAAAAGTTTGTAAATTCTAGTCCTAAACCGAGTCATTCCCAAGCCACCCATGCTGCTGGTGAAGCGAAAAATCCAGCCACAGCAGCCCCTCCACCTCAGCAAGCTTCTCGTCAGAGTCCACCCGTAGTTAAAGAAAACAGGCATTACCCTGAATTCTCAGCACCTGTAGAAATAAATCACCCCATACCAGAGACATTTTTTATAGAAGAGCAAGAGGTTCACTATTATCACCCGACGAAAAGAAAAGTTAAAGAATTTAGTGGCTGGTGGTTAGCTGTTACGATCTTCTTAATCATGTTCACTGCTTTTGGGGCTGGGTATTTGATTGTGCGTCCCTTGTTTGAAAATCAAAATCGTTCGTTAACCTCACCTATGTGA
- the thiD gene encoding bifunctional hydroxymethylpyrimidine kinase/phosphomethylpyrimidine kinase, with amino-acid sequence MNAEITSRVPVALTIAGSDSGGGAGIQADLRTFAFHRVHGTSAITCVTAQNTLGVVRVDAMSTEAVIAQIQAVVEDIGVQAAKTGMLLNQKIISAVAQQVEALQIHNLVVDPVMVSRTGAQLIDDDAVKTLRYVLLPQAAIVTPNRYEAQILSGLAINTLDEMRAAAQVIHRNLKVKAVLVKGGGMLGNLRGVDIWFDGQKLETLITQRVETKNTHGTGCTLSAAIAANLAMGMDLWPAVQQAKEYVTNALTYALDIGKGQGPVGHFFSLLQN; translated from the coding sequence ATGAACGCTGAAATCACCTCTAGAGTACCTGTGGCTTTAACCATTGCTGGTTCAGATAGCGGTGGTGGTGCGGGTATTCAAGCTGATTTACGTACCTTTGCTTTTCACCGCGTCCACGGTACGAGCGCTATTACCTGCGTGACGGCACAAAATACTTTAGGTGTGGTGCGGGTTGATGCTATGTCTACGGAGGCGGTGATAGCCCAAATTCAAGCCGTGGTGGAAGATATTGGTGTGCAAGCTGCAAAAACTGGAATGTTGCTGAACCAGAAAATTATCTCTGCTGTCGCCCAGCAAGTGGAAGCATTACAAATTCATAATTTAGTTGTTGACCCGGTAATGGTATCACGCACAGGGGCGCAATTAATTGACGATGATGCAGTGAAAACTCTGCGTTATGTCTTATTACCTCAAGCGGCTATTGTGACACCAAATCGTTATGAGGCGCAGATTTTAAGCGGTTTAGCAATTAATACTTTAGATGAGATGCGGGCGGCGGCTCAAGTTATACACCGAAATCTCAAGGTAAAAGCCGTTTTAGTCAAAGGTGGCGGGATGCTGGGTAATTTGCGTGGTGTTGATATCTGGTTTGATGGGCAGAAACTGGAAACTTTAATTACACAGCGAGTGGAGACAAAAAATACCCACGGTACTGGTTGTACACTATCAGCTGCGATCGCTGCAAATTTGGCCATGGGTATGGACTTATGGCCTGCTGTACAACAGGCAAAGGAGTATGTAACTAATGCACTCACTTACGCCCTCGATATTGGCAAAGGACAAGGGCCTGTGGGACACTTTTTTTCCCTGTTACAAAATTAA
- a CDS encoding S8 family peptidase translates to MKKLILLCLFLIGLGAAVFGFLNFQGLAAKGEFETILLDFRQDIPAEVIEQNLQAIAQEYNVTPRLDNQFSASDHVYIIEGDRQRLKKLKKSPFAQFTQLIEPNYIYRKIPLPAAATWFEDILPSPDHQANPTLIGPNDQFYSKQWNLHNIGMEGAWTQTKGSGVTVAVIDTGITRVRDLVDTKFVKGYDFVSDREEATDDNGHGTHVAGTIAQATNNTYGVAGIAYEASLMPLKVLSAYGGGTVADIAEAIKFAADNGADVINMSLGGGGESQLMKQAIDYAHNKGVTIVAAAGNENANGASYPARYPHVIGVSAFGPDGEKAAYSNFGAGVDISAPGGSDAGAILQETIDPDNNGEGVFLALQGTSMASPHVAGVAALIKASGVTEPDEILKVLKQSARIIQDDSFNYYGAGQLNAEAAVKLATQGQISFQDFFRWLRDNGYLNPRFWIDGGAVALVPKLLMVLGSYLLAWFLRVYFPFAWSWSLSSGLIAGSSGLFFLRGLYIFDLPQWPFRVLGSSIPELGNTLQGTNALNPIFASVLIPVVLIALFLGHPSWKWFAIGSSLGFAAFLTVSAIYDPAVWGLGSSYLARSFLIINAILCYGLARLALKTETQTT, encoded by the coding sequence ATGAAAAAACTTATATTATTGTGCTTGTTTCTCATCGGGCTGGGGGCTGCTGTATTTGGTTTCCTGAATTTTCAGGGTTTAGCAGCTAAAGGCGAGTTTGAGACGATTTTGCTAGATTTTCGCCAAGATATTCCCGCAGAGGTAATAGAGCAGAATTTACAAGCGATCGCTCAAGAATACAACGTCACACCCCGATTAGACAATCAATTTTCAGCGTCAGATCATGTGTATATTATTGAAGGCGATCGCCAGCGACTGAAAAAACTGAAAAAATCTCCATTCGCCCAATTTACACAATTAATCGAGCCAAATTACATATATAGAAAGATTCCTCTACCAGCCGCAGCAACTTGGTTTGAAGATATTTTACCATCTCCAGATCATCAAGCAAATCCCACATTAATTGGCCCTAACGACCAATTTTACAGCAAACAGTGGAACCTGCACAACATCGGCATGGAAGGCGCGTGGACTCAAACCAAAGGCAGTGGCGTAACAGTAGCTGTAATTGACACTGGCATAACTCGCGTCCGTGACTTGGTAGACACGAAATTTGTGAAAGGGTATGATTTTGTGAGCGATCGCGAAGAAGCCACAGACGATAACGGACACGGTACTCACGTCGCCGGCACCATAGCCCAAGCCACCAATAACACTTATGGTGTAGCCGGCATTGCCTACGAAGCCAGTCTCATGCCCTTAAAAGTTCTCAGCGCCTACGGTGGCGGAACCGTCGCCGACATAGCCGAAGCAATTAAATTTGCTGCTGACAACGGTGCAGACGTAATTAATATGAGCTTAGGTGGCGGTGGTGAAAGCCAATTAATGAAACAAGCCATCGACTACGCCCACAACAAAGGCGTAACCATTGTAGCCGCAGCCGGCAACGAAAATGCCAATGGCGCAAGTTATCCCGCACGTTACCCCCACGTAATTGGCGTTTCTGCATTTGGTCCAGACGGAGAAAAAGCCGCTTATTCCAACTTTGGCGCAGGCGTAGATATTTCCGCACCTGGTGGTAGTGACGCTGGTGCAATTCTCCAAGAAACCATCGACCCCGACAACAACGGCGAAGGAGTATTTCTCGCACTCCAGGGAACAAGCATGGCTTCCCCCCACGTTGCAGGTGTAGCCGCATTAATTAAAGCTTCTGGAGTCACTGAACCAGACGAAATATTAAAAGTCCTCAAGCAGTCAGCAAGAATTATCCAAGATGATAGCTTTAACTATTATGGCGCTGGACAACTTAACGCCGAAGCCGCAGTCAAACTCGCCACACAAGGACAAATCAGCTTCCAAGACTTCTTCCGGTGGTTAAGAGATAACGGTTATCTCAACCCTCGTTTTTGGATTGATGGCGGTGCAGTAGCATTAGTACCTAAACTACTCATGGTATTGGGTTCCTATCTTCTAGCTTGGTTTTTGCGGGTTTACTTCCCCTTCGCCTGGAGTTGGTCTTTATCCAGTGGCTTAATAGCTGGTAGTTCTGGTTTATTCTTCCTCCGGGGATTATATATCTTTGACCTCCCCCAATGGCCATTCCGAGTTTTAGGCAGTTCCATTCCCGAACTAGGAAACACCCTTCAAGGAACTAACGCCTTAAATCCCATATTTGCCAGCGTGTTAATTCCCGTAGTTTTAATAGCATTATTCTTAGGACATCCTAGCTGGAAATGGTTTGCCATTGGTTCGTCCCTGGGCTTCGCGGCATTTTTAACAGTTAGTGCCATTTACGACCCAGCAGTGTGGGGTTTAGGAAGTAGCTACCTAGCGCGGAGTTTCCTCATCATCAACGCCATACTCTGTTATGGACTAGCCCGTTTAGCATTAAAAACCGAAACTCAAACAACATAA